The following proteins are encoded in a genomic region of Cucurbita pepo subsp. pepo cultivar mu-cu-16 unplaced genomic scaffold, ASM280686v2 Cp4.1_scaffold000854, whole genome shotgun sequence:
- the LOC111785939 gene encoding 5'-adenylylsulfate reductase-like 5 produces MFFYASWCPFSLRLHPTFESLSSLFPQIEHLVVEQSSTLPNVLSKYGVRSFPTILLVNRTSWVRYRGPKDILSLVRFYNGVTGLKSVPYYNEDELLRIENAGKPIIERSKISSPNNILKSEPLLTFSFVFICLRIAIVKLPHVLYRLNNLWRSYMPHLNLEIFGETRQLMGRIFHMVDMRRAWAKLRLCKTKNFHKGAKNARVWASSLASVSLGESSSSRST; encoded by the exons ATGTTCTTTTACGCGTCGTGGTGCCCGTTTTCTCTCCGTTTGCACCCCACATTCGAATCTCTCAGCTCGTTGTTTCCTCAAATAGAACACTTGGTGGTTGAGCAATCTTCTACACTACCAAA CGTACTCTCAAAATATGGAGTCCGCAGCTTCCCGACTATATTACTGGTGAACAGGACATCATGGGTTCGATATCGTGGTCCAAAAGATATACTTTCGCTCGTTCGTTTCTATAACGGAGTAACAG GATTAAAATCGGTTCCTTATTATAATGAAGATGAGTTACTTAGAATTGAGAACGCTGGGAAGCCAATAATCGAACGGTCAAAGATTTCCTCACCGAACAACATATTGAAGAGCGAACCACTGTTGACGTTCTCGTTTGTATTCATATGTCTTCGTATAGCAATAGTCAAATTACCACATGTGCTATATCGTCTTAACAATCTTTGGAGATCTTACATGCCTCACCTAAACTTGGAAATATTTGGCGAAACACGACAACTGATGGGGCGGATTTTCCACATGGTCGATATGAGAAGGGCATGGGCGAAGCTGAGGCTATGCAAGACGAAGAACTTCCACAAAGGAGCAAAGAATGCTCGTGTTTGGGCGTCGTCTCTGGCCTCCGTCTCGTTGGGTGAATCTTCGTCCTCAAGATCGACTTAA
- the LOC111785936 gene encoding uncharacterized protein LOC111785936 — MDIHEWEILSDDALLDYKDDKKKIIAAKRSASASEAKVMVDMNYFLCPSSMDSSEHISQPPRSSSGLSKQPMIPVHLQLDSPIIKVPDDSLAMKEKEKVPMVISFEPSAASEKVDQKGAAEKADQETVTQVFFKKMKENEFVDMKIDSPRSCNKGTKAQIDVGCYQFDDDGETKESSTNSPRMNLMNQESNKMDDGSIGGLNILKWSLNGIGAICSFGVAAATICVLFYGGNQQKLKIQIYTNDKKLKQAVQQATKLNEAISAARGLPQTRAHITCGGRYDGL; from the exons atggatatCCATGAGTGGGAAATCCTCTCTGATGATGCCTTGCTTGATTACAAAGATGATAAGAAGAAGATCATCGCGGCTAAGAGAAGTGCTTCTGCTTCTGAAGCCAAGGTTATGGTTGATATGAACTATTTCTTGTGTCCATCGTCAATGGATTCTTCCGAGCACATCAGCCAACCGCCGAGGAGTTCTTCAGGGTTGTCTAAACAGCCGATGATTCCTGTTCATCTACAATTGGACTCACCAATTATCAAAGTCCCAGATGATTCACTGGcaatgaaagagaaagaaaaggtacCTATGGTGATCAGTTTTGAGCCATCAGCCGCGAGTGAGAAGGTTGATCAAAAAGGGGCTGCGGAAAAAGCAGATCAAGAGACTGTTACTCAAGTTTTCttcaagaaaatgaaggaaaatgaatTCGTCGACATGAAAATAGACTCACCCAGGTCCTGCAACAAGGGAACAAAGGCTCAAATTGATGTAGGGTGTTATCagtttgatgatgatggtgagaCTAAAGAGAGCAGTACGAACTCCCCCAGGATGAATTTGATGAACCAGGAAAGCAACAAGATGGATGATGGATCCATCGGTGGGTTGAACATATTGAAGTGGAGCTTAAATGGGATTGGGGCCATTTGCTCCTTTGGGGTTGCAGCTGCCACGATTTGTGTTCTGTTTTATGGAGGCAACCAACAAAAGCTGAAAATCCAGATCTACACCAATGATAAG AAATTAAAGCAAGCGGTTCAGCAAGCTACTAAGTTAAATGAAGCAATCTCAGCAGCAAGAGGACTTCCACAGACAAGGGCTCACATAACCTGTGGCGGCCGCTATGATGGGCTCTAA